Proteins from one Fischerella sp. PCC 9605 genomic window:
- a CDS encoding gamma-glutamyltransferase family protein gives MRKLYQSTRFSGFVFYLCVSALLFCNQKQVSASVVLPLRAKKGMVVSAHPLASDAGLQMLRKGGNAVDAAVATTFAISVLEPFSAGIGGGGFLLLRDSKTGEIKALDFRERAPLKATRNMYLDAKGKVRPNASVNGHLAVATPGTVAGLYEVHRRYGKLPWREVVKPAIALAKDGFILSSQVTWRSIPEYENRRDVILSNPAARAIFTRQGDLYQPGEKLVQRDLARTLTEISRNPRSFYTGNIARAIAADMSKNGGLITLADLKLYKPIWRNPVCGNFRQAKVCSMPPPSSGGVHLLEMLNIIGTTNLKSLGWRHPDAIHLMVEAMKIAYADRSKFLGDPDFIKVPVQQLTAPAYARLRRAEIIMNRARAASEVKPADIKMLQQNLTPQPPLRKQRGGVVFPLHKSLHKHTEGVVFPLRKQTEGALLPLPASGEGLGVGFYTPRHESTETSHLNVVDAQRNAVSLTFTINTGFGAGVVADGTGIVLNNEMDDFAAAPGVPNAFGLVGNEANAIAPRKTPLSSMTPTIVTEHNRLRLVVGAPGGGTIITQVLQVILNVLEYNMDVGAAVSVPRFHHQWLPDELRLEPFAFDALTLVELQRRGHKFKPETKPWGNINALALTPEGTLEGAADPRGEGSPRGF, from the coding sequence ATGCGTAAGCTTTACCAATCTACGCGGTTTTCAGGTTTTGTTTTTTATTTGTGCGTTTCTGCATTACTATTTTGTAACCAAAAACAGGTATCTGCTAGCGTTGTCTTACCCTTACGCGCGAAAAAGGGAATGGTGGTGTCTGCACATCCTCTCGCTAGTGATGCAGGATTACAAATGTTACGCAAGGGTGGTAATGCTGTTGACGCAGCGGTAGCGACGACTTTTGCCATTTCAGTGCTAGAACCGTTTTCTGCGGGAATTGGTGGCGGAGGCTTTCTGCTGTTGCGTGATTCAAAGACAGGGGAAATTAAAGCCTTAGATTTTCGCGAACGCGCACCTCTAAAAGCAACAAGAAATATGTATTTGGATGCTAAAGGCAAGGTGCGTCCGAATGCAAGTGTGAATGGTCATTTGGCAGTGGCGACACCAGGAACAGTGGCGGGACTGTACGAAGTTCATCGTCGTTATGGTAAACTGCCGTGGCGAGAGGTGGTAAAACCGGCGATCGCCCTGGCAAAAGATGGCTTTATCCTTAGTTCTCAGGTAACTTGGCGTTCCATACCAGAGTATGAAAATCGCAGGGATGTAATTCTTAGTAACCCAGCAGCGCGGGCAATTTTCACTCGTCAGGGAGATTTATATCAACCAGGAGAAAAACTGGTGCAGCGCGATCTAGCGCGGACTTTAACAGAAATTTCTCGTAATCCACGCAGTTTCTACACCGGAAATATTGCCCGTGCCATTGCTGCCGATATGTCCAAAAACGGTGGTTTAATTACTTTGGCAGACTTGAAGTTATATAAACCCATCTGGCGCAATCCTGTGTGTGGCAATTTTCGTCAAGCGAAAGTTTGCTCAATGCCACCTCCTTCATCGGGAGGCGTTCACCTATTAGAAATGTTAAATATTATCGGTACAACCAATTTAAAATCTTTGGGTTGGCGTCATCCAGATGCGATCCACCTGATGGTGGAAGCGATGAAAATTGCTTATGCCGATCGCTCAAAATTTTTAGGCGATCCTGATTTTATCAAAGTACCAGTACAACAACTAACCGCTCCCGCTTACGCCCGACTGCGCCGTGCAGAAATAATTATGAATAGGGCTAGGGCTGCTAGTGAAGTGAAACCAGCAGATATCAAGATGCTACAGCAGAACCTCACCCCCCAGCCCCCTCTCCGCAAGCAGAGAGGGGGAGTAGTTTTTCCTCTACACAAGTCTCTACACAAGCACACAGAGGGAGTAGTTTTTCCTCTACGCAAGCAAACAGAGGGAGCACTTCTTCCCCTCCCCGCCAGCGGGGAGGGGTTAGGGGTGGGGTTCTACACGCCTCGCCACGAATCTACAGAAACCAGTCATCTGAATGTAGTGGATGCACAACGCAACGCTGTAAGTCTTACCTTCACTATTAACACGGGATTTGGAGCTGGCGTGGTTGCGGATGGAACTGGAATTGTACTCAACAACGAAATGGATGATTTTGCTGCTGCGCCGGGAGTGCCGAATGCTTTTGGTTTGGTGGGTAATGAAGCTAATGCGATCGCACCACGCAAAACACCCCTATCTAGTATGACTCCGACAATTGTCACGGAACACAATCGCCTCCGTCTGGTAGTGGGTGCGCCTGGTGGTGGAACTATCATCACCCAAGTGCTGCAAGTCATCCTGAATGTGCTGGAATACAATATGGATGTTGGTGCAGCCGTTTCTGTCCCCCGCTTCCATCATCAATGGCTTCCCGATGAATTGCGACTAGAACCTTTTGCTTTCGATGCTCTGACTTTGGTAGAGTTACAGCGCCGGGGGCATAAATTTAAACCAGAAACCAAACCTTGGGGTAATATTAATGCGCTCGCACTCACACCAGAGGGAACCTTAGAAGGAGCAGCCGATCCGCGTGGCGAAGGTTCCCCCAGAGGCTTTTAA
- a CDS encoding IS110 family transposase — translation MENMNQWVGIDVSKATLDVYIRPMGKAFQLANTEVEISHLVEQLKSYDLNLIVLEATGGLETELVIQLQAALLPVALINPRQGRDFAKATGRFAKTDAIDAQILAHFGEAMKPQVLAIESEGARQLSELISRRRQLVEMQTAEKNRRTRARGKALADIEAHIDYLAQRLKQLNQEIEELAQNNQQWIDKVNLLKTTPGIGQVISTTIVSDLPELGKLTAKQISRLVAVAPINHDSGQHKGKRMINGGRAHVRATLYMGAVVAIRHNPVIKAFYERLVERGKSKKLALTACVHKMLVILNAMLRDHLPWRICDNFQPIVNA, via the coding sequence ATGGAAAATATGAATCAATGGGTAGGCATTGATGTCAGTAAAGCCACTCTAGATGTTTATATCCGTCCAATGGGTAAAGCATTCCAACTGGCAAATACAGAAGTAGAAATATCTCATCTAGTAGAGCAACTTAAATCCTACGATTTAAATCTGATTGTACTGGAAGCAACAGGAGGATTAGAAACAGAGCTAGTAATTCAATTACAGGCAGCACTTTTACCAGTTGCATTAATTAATCCACGGCAAGGGCGAGATTTTGCTAAAGCCACAGGTCGGTTCGCAAAAACCGACGCAATTGATGCACAAATTTTGGCACACTTTGGGGAAGCAATGAAACCTCAGGTTTTAGCAATTGAATCCGAAGGAGCGCGTCAATTATCTGAATTAATTAGTCGCAGACGACAATTAGTTGAAATGCAAACTGCTGAGAAAAATCGCCGTACTCGCGCTCGTGGTAAAGCTTTGGCAGATATTGAGGCGCATATTGATTACCTTGCTCAACGTCTGAAACAACTTAATCAAGAAATTGAGGAATTGGCTCAAAATAACCAACAATGGATTGATAAAGTTAATTTACTCAAAACTACTCCTGGAATTGGTCAAGTTATTTCCACAACTATTGTTTCGGATTTACCAGAACTAGGAAAGCTAACTGCCAAACAAATCTCTCGCTTAGTAGCAGTTGCACCTATCAATCATGATAGCGGTCAACATAAAGGTAAACGGATGATTAATGGTGGTCGTGCCCATGTTCGTGCCACTCTCTATATGGGTGCTGTTGTCGCAATACGTCACAATCCTGTTATCAAAGCCTTTTATGAGCGCCTTGTCGAGCGTGGTAAATCTAAAAAACTTGCTCTAACTGCTTGTGTTCATAAAATGTTAGTTATTTTAAATGCAATGCTTCGAGATCATTTGCCTTGGCGCATTTGTGACAACTTTCAACCAATTGTTAACGCTTAG
- a CDS encoding RNA recognition motif domain-containing protein — translation MSVYVGNLSYDVTEDALNAVFAEYGSVKRVQLPTDRETGRLRGFGFVEMSTDAEESAAIEALDGAEWMGRDLKVNKAKPRENRGSFGGGNRRNNNFRDRY, via the coding sequence ATGTCAGTTTATGTAGGCAATCTCTCTTATGATGTTACAGAAGACGCTCTGAATGCTGTTTTTGCAGAATACGGTTCTGTAAAGCGGGTTCAGTTGCCCACTGACCGTGAAACAGGTCGTCTGCGCGGCTTTGGTTTTGTCGAAATGAGTACAGACGCTGAAGAATCAGCTGCCATTGAAGCTCTTGATGGTGCTGAATGGATGGGTCGCGATCTCAAAGTAAATAAGGCTAAGCCCAGAGAAAACAGAGGTTCGTTTGGTGGTGGTAATCGCAGAAATAACAACTTCCGCGATCGCTACTAA
- the ileS gene encoding isoleucine--tRNA ligase translates to MTETGSYKDTVNLPKTKFDMRANASKREPEIQKFWEENQIYDRLSEKNPGELFILHDGPPYANGSLHIGHALNKILKDIINRYQLLRGRKVRYVPGWDCHGLPIELKVLQNMKSAERQNLTPLQLRQKAKEFALKTVNEQRECFKRYGVWGDWEHPYLTLTPEYEAAQIGVFGQMVLKGYIYRGLKPVHWSPSSKTALAEAELEYPEGHTSRSIYTAFEVTSLAETVKPALGEFLPELGVAVWTTTPWTIPGNLAVALNPELNYAVVEVEPHPPQAERGSEGVKFRYLIVAADLVERLSATFGTQLTVRTTFKGKDLEHSTYRHPLYDRESPIVISGDYVTTESGTGLVHTAPGHGQEDYIVGQRYGLPILAPVDDNGNFTEEAGQFAGLNVLGDGNQGVIDALTAAGSLLKEEPYVHKYPYDWRTKKPTIFRATEQWFASVEGFREEALKAIATVKWIPAQGENRITPMVADRSDWCISRQRSWGVPIPVFYDEASGEPLLNEETIAHVQAIVAQKGSDAWWELPVAELLPEKYRHNGRTYRKGTDTMDVWFDSGSSWAAVVKQRPELRYPADMYLEGSDQHRGWFQSSLLTSVAVNDIAPYKTVLTHGFVLDEQGRKMSKSLGNVVDPAIVIEGGKDQKKEPAYGADVLRLWVSSVDYSSDVRLGGNIIKQLVDIRNKFRNTAKNLLGNLHDFDPEKDAIPYDQLPQLDQYMLHRMTEVFQEVTAAFDSFQFFRFFQTVQNFCVVDLSNFYMDVAKDRLYISDANALRRRSCQTVYWHALENLAKAIAPVLCHLAEDIWQYLPYKTPYKSVFEAGWVQFDQKWHNPELAAFWQQLREIRIDVNKVLEQARVEKMIGSSLEAKILLYVADEQLRVAIKSLDTGSSNGVDELRYLFITSQVEIVDAPQKLQGSKYNLQADAWGIGVLEAEGQKCDRCWNYSTHVGENAEHPLICERCVAALAGEF, encoded by the coding sequence GTGACAGAAACTGGAAGCTACAAAGACACAGTAAACTTACCCAAGACAAAATTTGATATGCGGGCAAACGCTAGCAAGCGTGAACCCGAAATTCAAAAATTCTGGGAAGAGAATCAAATTTACGATCGCCTCTCCGAAAAAAATCCAGGCGAATTATTTATACTGCACGACGGGCCACCCTACGCCAACGGCTCTCTGCATATTGGTCATGCTTTAAATAAAATTCTCAAAGACATTATTAATCGCTACCAATTGCTGCGCGGGCGTAAAGTTCGCTACGTACCTGGCTGGGACTGTCACGGATTGCCGATTGAACTCAAAGTTTTGCAGAACATGAAATCTGCTGAACGGCAAAACTTGACGCCTTTACAACTGCGACAGAAAGCGAAAGAATTTGCCCTCAAAACCGTAAACGAACAGCGCGAATGTTTCAAGCGCTACGGTGTTTGGGGAGATTGGGAACACCCATATTTAACCCTAACGCCGGAATACGAAGCGGCACAAATCGGTGTGTTCGGGCAGATGGTGTTAAAAGGTTACATCTATCGCGGTTTGAAGCCGGTTCACTGGAGTCCCAGTTCTAAAACCGCCCTGGCGGAAGCTGAGTTGGAATATCCAGAAGGGCACACTTCCCGCAGTATCTATACTGCTTTTGAGGTGACGAGTTTAGCGGAGACGGTAAAACCTGCACTGGGTGAATTTTTGCCGGAGTTGGGTGTCGCAGTCTGGACGACTACACCTTGGACAATTCCCGGAAATTTGGCGGTAGCACTAAATCCAGAACTGAACTACGCGGTTGTTGAGGTTGAACCCCACCCCCCGCAAGCAGAAAGAGGGAGTGAGGGGGTGAAGTTCCGCTACCTCATCGTTGCTGCTGATTTGGTGGAACGCCTCTCAGCCACTTTCGGAACTCAATTAACCGTAAGAACCACATTCAAAGGGAAAGATTTAGAACATTCTACCTACCGCCATCCCTTGTACGATCGCGAAAGTCCGATTGTGATTAGCGGTGATTACGTGACCACTGAGTCTGGTACTGGGTTAGTACACACTGCCCCCGGTCACGGTCAAGAAGACTACATCGTTGGTCAGCGTTATGGTCTGCCTATCCTCGCCCCAGTGGATGACAATGGTAACTTTACTGAGGAGGCGGGACAATTTGCTGGGTTGAATGTGCTTGGTGATGGTAATCAGGGGGTAATTGATGCACTAACGGCGGCGGGTTCCTTGTTGAAAGAAGAACCCTACGTTCACAAGTACCCCTACGATTGGCGGACAAAGAAACCAACAATTTTCCGCGCGACAGAACAGTGGTTTGCTTCTGTGGAAGGATTCCGAGAAGAAGCGCTAAAAGCGATCGCCACTGTTAAATGGATTCCGGCTCAAGGGGAAAATAGAATTACGCCGATGGTTGCCGATCGTTCTGACTGGTGTATCTCCCGCCAGCGCAGCTGGGGTGTGCCAATTCCTGTATTCTACGACGAAGCCAGCGGGGAACCACTGCTGAATGAGGAAACGATCGCCCACGTGCAAGCGATCGTTGCCCAAAAAGGTTCCGATGCTTGGTGGGAACTTCCCGTAGCGGAGTTGTTACCAGAGAAATACCGCCACAACGGCCGCACCTACCGCAAAGGTACGGATACGATGGATGTGTGGTTTGATTCTGGTTCATCGTGGGCAGCTGTAGTCAAGCAGCGTCCGGAGTTACGCTACCCTGCGGATATGTACCTGGAAGGTTCAGATCAACATCGGGGCTGGTTCCAGTCGAGTTTGCTTACTAGTGTGGCGGTTAACGACATTGCGCCCTACAAAACCGTGTTGACACACGGCTTTGTGCTAGATGAACAAGGGCGGAAAATGAGTAAGTCGTTGGGGAATGTGGTCGATCCAGCAATTGTGATCGAGGGAGGGAAAGACCAGAAAAAAGAACCAGCTTACGGCGCTGATGTGTTGCGGTTGTGGGTGTCGTCGGTAGATTATTCCTCCGATGTGCGTTTGGGTGGCAATATCATCAAACAACTTGTCGATATCCGCAATAAGTTTCGCAACACCGCCAAAAACCTCTTGGGTAACTTGCACGATTTTGACCCAGAAAAAGACGCGATCCCTTACGATCAATTACCGCAGCTAGATCAATACATGCTGCACCGGATGACGGAAGTATTCCAGGAAGTTACAGCAGCTTTCGACAGCTTCCAATTCTTCCGCTTTTTCCAAACAGTCCAAAATTTCTGCGTGGTGGACTTATCCAACTTTTATATGGATGTCGCCAAAGACAGGCTATATATCAGTGACGCTAATGCTTTACGCCGTCGCAGTTGTCAAACAGTGTATTGGCATGCGTTGGAAAATTTGGCGAAGGCGATCGCGCCTGTGTTATGTCACTTAGCAGAAGATATCTGGCAATATCTCCCCTACAAAACTCCTTATAAATCAGTGTTTGAAGCTGGTTGGGTGCAGTTCGACCAAAAGTGGCATAATCCAGAACTAGCAGCATTCTGGCAACAACTGCGAGAAATCCGCATTGATGTCAATAAGGTGTTAGAACAGGCTAGAGTAGAAAAAATGATTGGTTCTTCTCTAGAAGCGAAAATCTTACTTTATGTAGCTGATGAGCAGTTACGTGTGGCGATAAAATCACTGGATACGGGCAGCAGCAACGGTGTAGACGAACTCCGCTACTTGTTCATCACCTCCCAGGTAGAAATTGTGGATGCACCACAAAAACTGCAAGGCTCAAAATATAACTTGCAGGCAGATGCATGGGGAATTGGTGTACTGGAAGCAGAGGGGCAAAAATGCGATCGCTGCTGGAATTACTCCACCCATGTGGGAGAGAATGCCGAACATCCCCTGATTTGCGAACGGTGCGTTGCCGCATTAGCAGGAGAGTTTTAA
- a CDS encoding Ycf66 family protein produces MLAHVLALAVGLGSIAIYLAAFFFPEIHRKNDFIWSGVGLFYALMLWVFAPRITGGLLLGHVASVALLGWFGWQTLSLRRQLTPKVQQTPVPSAETVQTAIQEQATKLSLPQRLAQIQNSIGGIFSGVKDRVQQTTSKKTPATPQPSEKPAVEIADNRTSTTEQPPEAVTTTEQPTETPATTDTEAKTESVPEAIPPHPPSPELVEAAKEAAAEAEAVAEEIEKISVEEIAPDAELAPPAEAPPEQTEQTEQTEQTEQTEQTEQTEQTEQRPHNDRTS; encoded by the coding sequence ATGCTGGCACATGTCCTGGCGTTGGCAGTCGGCCTCGGTAGTATAGCGATTTATCTAGCAGCTTTCTTTTTTCCGGAAATCCACCGCAAGAATGATTTTATCTGGAGTGGTGTAGGTCTGTTCTATGCGTTAATGTTATGGGTGTTTGCACCACGCATTACAGGGGGTCTTCTGCTGGGCCATGTGGCAAGTGTGGCGCTTTTGGGTTGGTTTGGTTGGCAAACACTTTCATTGCGTCGTCAACTCACACCAAAGGTACAACAAACCCCAGTACCCAGTGCGGAAACTGTGCAAACGGCTATTCAGGAGCAGGCTACTAAGTTATCGCTTCCACAGCGGCTTGCCCAGATACAAAATAGTATTGGTGGTATCTTCTCTGGTGTGAAAGACCGGGTACAACAGACTACAAGCAAAAAGACACCTGCAACCCCTCAACCCTCAGAAAAACCAGCTGTTGAGATTGCCGATAATCGTACTTCTACAACTGAACAACCACCAGAAGCAGTCACCACTACAGAACAACCCACAGAGACACCTGCAACTACAGACACAGAAGCCAAAACCGAGAGCGTACCAGAAGCAATTCCACCCCATCCTCCATCACCTGAATTGGTAGAAGCTGCTAAAGAAGCTGCTGCTGAAGCAGAAGCAGTAGCAGAAGAAATAGAAAAAATTTCTGTTGAAGAAATTGCTCCTGATGCTGAACTTGCTCCGCCAGCGGAAGCACCGCCTGAGCAAACTGAGCAAACTGAGCAAACTGAGCAAACTGAGCAAACTGAGCAAACTGAGCAAACTGAGCAAACTGAGCAAAGACCGCACAACGATCGCACTAGTTAA
- the gndA gene encoding NADP-dependent phosphogluconate dehydrogenase — protein MTLQSFGVIGLAVMGENIALNVERNGFPIAVYNRSREKTDKFMAERAQGRNVKPAFTLEEFVASLERPRRILIMVQAGKPVDAVIGQLKPLLDEGDIIIDGGNSWFEDTDRRTQELEPAGFRYIGMGVSGGEEGALNGPSLMPGGTESSYQYLSPIFNKIAAQVDDGPCVTYVGPGGSGHYVKMVHNGIEYGDMQLIAEAYDLLKNAAGLDHKQLHEVFAEWNTTDELNSFLIEITANIFPYIDPDTNLPLVELIVDSAGQKGTGRWTVQTALELGVSIPTITAAVNARIISSYKQERVAASKVLTGPSGKYDGQIKGFVNMVRDALYCSKICSYAQGMALLSKASQTYNWNLKLSELARIWKGGCIIRAGFLNKIKNAFNEDPELPNLLLAPEFKQTILDRQAAWREVLATAAKLGIPAPAFSASLDYFDSYRRDRLPQNLTQAQRDYFGAHTYERIDKPGVFHTEWVPITEKS, from the coding sequence ATGACACTACAAAGCTTCGGTGTGATTGGGTTAGCCGTGATGGGGGAGAATATCGCTCTCAACGTTGAGCGTAATGGCTTCCCAATCGCAGTTTACAATCGCTCACGCGAAAAAACCGATAAATTCATGGCGGAGCGCGCTCAGGGTAGAAACGTCAAACCTGCTTTTACCTTGGAAGAGTTTGTCGCTTCTCTGGAACGTCCCAGAAGAATTTTAATTATGGTGCAAGCTGGTAAGCCTGTGGATGCAGTGATTGGCCAGCTCAAACCTCTGCTTGATGAAGGCGACATCATTATCGATGGTGGCAACTCTTGGTTTGAAGATACGGATCGACGCACGCAAGAATTAGAACCGGCTGGATTTCGGTATATTGGTATGGGCGTGAGTGGCGGTGAAGAAGGGGCGCTTAACGGTCCCTCTTTAATGCCAGGAGGTACTGAAAGCTCCTATCAGTATCTATCGCCAATTTTCAATAAAATTGCCGCTCAAGTCGATGATGGTCCTTGTGTGACTTATGTCGGTCCTGGTGGTTCTGGTCACTATGTGAAAATGGTACACAATGGCATTGAGTACGGCGATATGCAACTGATTGCTGAAGCCTACGATTTGCTGAAGAATGCCGCTGGACTAGATCACAAACAACTACACGAAGTTTTTGCGGAATGGAACACTACCGACGAACTCAATTCATTTTTGATTGAGATCACTGCCAATATTTTCCCCTACATTGACCCAGATACCAATTTACCTTTGGTTGAGTTGATTGTAGACTCAGCTGGACAAAAGGGAACCGGACGCTGGACAGTGCAGACAGCGTTGGAGTTGGGAGTTTCTATACCGACAATCACCGCAGCAGTAAATGCCCGAATTATTTCTTCCTACAAGCAAGAGCGGGTGGCTGCATCCAAGGTACTCACGGGCCCTTCTGGTAAGTATGATGGGCAAATTAAGGGCTTTGTCAACATGGTCAGGGATGCCCTTTATTGCTCAAAAATCTGTTCATACGCTCAAGGAATGGCACTGCTATCCAAAGCTTCACAGACATATAACTGGAATTTGAAGCTGAGTGAATTGGCGCGAATTTGGAAGGGTGGTTGCATCATTCGCGCTGGGTTCTTGAACAAGATTAAGAATGCTTTTAATGAAGATCCAGAGCTGCCTAACCTATTGTTGGCTCCGGAATTTAAGCAAACGATTCTTGATCGCCAAGCAGCTTGGCGCGAAGTATTGGCAACTGCTGCCAAATTAGGTATTCCCGCACCAGCATTTAGTGCATCTCTAGATTACTTTGATAGCTATCGCCGCGATCGCTTGCCCCAAAACCTCACTCAAGCTCAACGCGATTATTTCGGTGCTCATACCTACGAACGCATCGATAAACCAGGTGTTTTCCATACCGAATGGGTGCCCATTACTGAGAAGTCGTAG
- a CDS encoding serine/threonine-protein kinase, whose product MSYCLNPNCPKPQNTNDGKFCLTCGSKLLLKERYRATKPIGQGGFGRTFLAVDEDKPSKPCCVIKQFYPQAQGTSTVQKAVELFNQEAMRLDELGKHPQIPELLAYFTQDDRQYLVQEFIDGQNLAEELAEKGAFNELQIRQLLNDLLSVLQFCHVRQVIHRDIKPENIIRRRSPLSPPLKKGEGMTAREGDLVLVDFGASKFVTHTALNRTGTSIGSPEYVAPEQMRGQAIFASDIYSLGATCVHLLTERSPFDLYDINNDTWIWRQYVKSPVSEELSSILDKMLQSIPARRYQTTDEVLRDLNKKSSLPNNPTLSVKPITTLPPKSGSAFVKNPVEKDLEEVKTTFLGSKPQNNQAKPSNQSAASQSSGNSKIDEELEELRAKYLGKKNLPNS is encoded by the coding sequence ATGAGCTATTGCCTTAATCCCAACTGTCCCAAGCCCCAAAATACGAATGATGGAAAGTTTTGCCTAACTTGTGGTTCTAAGTTACTTCTCAAAGAACGCTACCGCGCCACCAAACCCATAGGACAGGGTGGTTTTGGCAGAACCTTTTTAGCAGTGGATGAGGATAAACCCTCTAAACCGTGTTGCGTGATTAAGCAATTTTACCCCCAAGCCCAAGGCACCAGCACCGTGCAAAAAGCGGTGGAGTTGTTCAACCAAGAAGCAATGCGCTTGGATGAACTGGGCAAACATCCACAAATACCCGAACTGCTTGCATATTTTACCCAGGATGACAGGCAGTATCTCGTACAAGAATTTATTGATGGGCAAAATCTGGCAGAGGAATTGGCAGAAAAAGGTGCTTTTAATGAATTACAGATTCGGCAACTGCTGAATGATTTATTGTCGGTGTTGCAATTTTGTCATGTTAGACAAGTCATTCACCGTGATATTAAACCAGAAAATATTATTCGTCGCAGATCCCCCCTTAGTCCCCCCTTAAAAAAGGGGGAAGGAATGACAGCGCGTGAGGGGGATCTAGTTTTGGTAGACTTTGGTGCTTCTAAATTTGTAACCCACACCGCCCTCAACCGCACTGGTACAAGTATCGGTAGTCCAGAATATGTTGCACCTGAGCAAATGCGCGGACAGGCAATTTTTGCTAGTGATATTTATAGCTTGGGTGCTACCTGTGTGCATTTATTGACTGAGCGATCGCCTTTTGATTTGTACGATATCAACAACGATACTTGGATTTGGCGACAATACGTGAAAAGTCCGGTAAGCGAAGAGTTAAGCAGTATTCTGGACAAAATGCTACAAAGCATTCCCGCACGGCGTTACCAAACAACAGATGAAGTTCTTAGAGACTTGAACAAAAAATCTTCACTACCGAATAACCCAACATTATCAGTCAAACCTATTACTACATTACCGCCTAAATCTGGTTCTGCTTTTGTTAAGAACCCAGTAGAGAAAGATTTAGAAGAAGTTAAAACTACATTCCTAGGTAGTAAACCCCAAAATAACCAAGCGAAGCCATCAAATCAATCAGCAGCAAGCCAATCTTCTGGTAACAGCAAAATAGATGAAGAATTAGAAGAATTAAGAGCTAAATATCTTGGTAAAAAGAATTTACCGAATTCATGA
- a CDS encoding YbjN domain-containing protein, whose translation MATYQPDPETVATESISTDELIDEMVASTTSINHVEVIENVINTLEQNDSAMVSHPSEGGYLWKFTYGTVQVFVQLTGTTDEDTITVWSSVLKLPAKDEPRLMRQLLEMNCSSTFESRFGIIENQVVVIATRALAELSAGEVSRLITVVATIADNNDEALQSEFGAA comes from the coding sequence ATGGCAACTTACCAACCCGATCCAGAAACAGTCGCAACCGAATCTATCTCTACCGACGAACTAATCGATGAAATGGTGGCAAGTACTACAAGTATCAACCATGTAGAAGTAATCGAAAACGTTATTAACACTTTAGAACAAAATGATAGTGCGATGGTTAGCCATCCTTCAGAGGGTGGTTATCTCTGGAAATTTACCTACGGTACGGTGCAAGTATTTGTTCAACTCACGGGGACAACGGATGAAGATACCATCACAGTATGGTCTTCGGTGCTAAAGTTGCCTGCCAAAGATGAACCCAGACTGATGAGGCAATTATTAGAGATGAACTGCTCTAGTACTTTTGAGTCTCGTTTTGGCATTATTGAAAATCAGGTGGTTGTCATAGCGACACGCGCCCTAGCAGAATTGTCTGCTGGCGAAGTCTCACGCCTAATTACCGTTGTGGCAACGATCGCCGATAACAACGATGAAGCTTTACAATCAGAGTTTGGTGCCGCTTAA
- a CDS encoding lipoate--protein ligase family protein codes for MDSKQIWRLIPLLKATGKVQMAIDRWLLEQHLSGQHPPTLRFYTWSPPAISLGYHQKKYPEHWQYLTWQGEKVDLVRRPTGGRAVLHQGDLTYAVVNSGLNGSRVEAYQKICEFLILGWSQLGVDLHYGAAGRGYIHNPDCFGSATDADLVTVDGYKLIGSAQLRRSGAILQHGSMRLQPDTKLFTEVFGAESFTNVQLPQNLSIEKIITVLIAAASDCFGIELAVQPLSEDEWKAILALPPLL; via the coding sequence ATGGATAGCAAGCAGATTTGGCGACTAATTCCTTTACTAAAAGCCACTGGTAAAGTCCAGATGGCTATTGATCGGTGGTTGTTAGAACAGCATCTGTCGGGACAGCATCCCCCGACTCTGCGGTTCTATACTTGGTCGCCACCCGCTATTTCTCTTGGCTATCATCAAAAAAAATATCCAGAACATTGGCAGTATCTGACTTGGCAAGGTGAAAAAGTAGATTTGGTGAGGCGTCCTACGGGTGGGAGAGCAGTTTTGCACCAAGGCGATTTGACTTACGCTGTCGTGAACTCTGGACTCAATGGTAGTCGTGTTGAAGCATACCAAAAAATCTGCGAGTTTTTGATTCTAGGATGGAGTCAACTTGGCGTAGACTTACATTACGGTGCTGCTGGACGAGGTTATATCCACAATCCTGACTGTTTTGGTAGTGCTACTGACGCAGATTTAGTGACGGTGGATGGTTATAAACTCATTGGTAGCGCTCAGTTGCGACGTAGTGGGGCAATTTTGCAACATGGTTCTATGCGTTTGCAACCAGATACAAAATTATTTACTGAGGTATTTGGTGCTGAGTCATTTACAAATGTGCAACTTCCTCAAAACCTAAGTATTGAAAAGATTATCACTGTTTTGATAGCTGCTGCTAGTGATTGTTTTGGTATAGAGTTAGCTGTGCAACCACTTTCTGAAGATGAATGGAAAGCAATTTTGGCACTACCACCTTTGTTGTGA